In Pseudoalteromonas sp. MM1, a single window of DNA contains:
- a CDS encoding class 1 fructose-bisphosphatase, which translates to MRRLPPVLLEDGCPRELLSLIRTILAACKEISFRVGQGALSGVLGSTLDENIQGETQKKLDVLSNQLLKDILLESGTVKAIASEEEDYTVAGNQDAKYIVAFDPLDGSSNTDINSLVGTIFSIMEAPEGSDAADQSIFMQPGHKQVAAGYVLYGPSTMLALTTGKGTRMFTLDKTQGSFLLTQDFATIPADTNEFAINASNQRHWQGAMQNYINDLLAGDTGPRAKNFNMRWIAAMVGDVHRVLSRGGIFTYPTDTKDANKPNKLRLLYEANPMAMLVEQAGGVASTGTERIMDIQPDAIHQRVAVILGSKNEVETCLGYHK; encoded by the coding sequence ATGCGTAGACTCCCACCAGTATTACTAGAAGACGGTTGCCCTAGAGAACTTTTATCGTTAATTAGAACCATTTTAGCAGCATGTAAAGAAATTTCGTTTCGTGTTGGCCAAGGGGCGCTTTCTGGCGTATTAGGCTCAACGCTTGATGAAAACATTCAAGGCGAAACCCAAAAAAAGCTCGATGTATTATCTAACCAGCTTTTAAAAGATATTTTACTGGAGTCTGGGACGGTTAAAGCCATCGCCTCTGAGGAAGAAGATTACACCGTTGCTGGTAACCAAGACGCTAAATACATTGTGGCGTTTGACCCCCTCGATGGCTCATCAAATACCGATATTAACTCACTAGTGGGTACTATATTTTCAATTATGGAAGCCCCAGAAGGCTCAGATGCCGCCGATCAAAGTATATTTATGCAGCCAGGCCACAAACAAGTAGCAGCAGGTTACGTGCTTTACGGCCCATCAACTATGCTTGCACTTACTACAGGTAAAGGCACGCGCATGTTTACGCTAGATAAAACCCAAGGTAGCTTTTTACTAACACAAGACTTTGCCACCATTCCTGCTGATACCAACGAATTTGCTATTAATGCGTCAAACCAGCGTCATTGGCAGGGCGCAATGCAAAACTATATTAATGACTTACTCGCTGGCGATACTGGTCCTCGCGCTAAAAACTTCAACATGCGTTGGATTGCCGCTATGGTTGGCGATGTGCACCGTGTACTTAGCCGCGGAGGGATATTTACTTACCCTACAGATACTAAAGATGCAAACAAACCCAATAAATTGCGCTTACTTTATGAAGCCAACCCCATGGCTATGCTAGTTGAGCAAGCAGGTGGTGTAGCCTCAACGGGCACTGAACGCATTATGGATATTCAGCCCGATGCAATCCACCAGCGTGTGGCGGTAATATTAGGCTCTAAGAACGAAGTAGAAACGTGCTTGGGATACCACAAATAA